CCTGTTCCAGTCCCTTTGCACTTTCAGCCTTGGATTTCTTCCTTTTACATTGCCATGTTGCTAGTGCAGTAATGAGCAAAAAAGTCACAGTGGCAGGTATTGTAGCTAGTAAAATAGCTCTAGACTTCCTTCCTTTTTGATAACTTGACGTGTGGTCACAAGGGGACAGACTTTTCACACCATCACCGCATAAATGTGTATTATGCACGAACCATTCGGTTGGAGCTTCTTTGAAGAGCCTGCTTTGTGGCACGGGCCCTTCTAGTTTGTTATAAGACACATCCATGTATAAGAGGCTGTTCATGCGTTGAAATGATGGCGGAATTCTGCCGCTTAATGCATTATGTGCAAGATTCAAGGCTTCAAGCATGGTAAGATCACCCAACTGAGTTGGTATCATGCtactaaatgaattgtcacttagATCTAACAATCCTTGTAGGTTTACCAACATCCCTAGTTCCATAGGAATGCTACCATTGAGTTGATTATGGCTCAAATTCAGAAGCGAAGCTTTAAGCACTGCCCAACTGATCCCCCTAACTGCCCGCTTAGGTTGTTCGAAGATAAATCCAAGTACTCCAGATTTTTTAGAGACGCAATTTCCTGCGGTATACTTCCCCTGAGCAAGTTGTTGGCAAGGCTCAAATTGAACAATGTCATTATATTGCCAATTTCTGGAGGAATATGTCCTTCGAGTTTATTTGATGAAACATCAAGTATCCTCAACTGAGACAGTTTCCCTATGCTTGGTGGTATGACTCCAGTGACACTATTTTCTGAGGCACGCAACATGGAAAGTCCGTGGCACTCACCCCAGTGATGAGATAATTGACCAAATAGTTTGTTTAAGCTGATATCTATGTAGACAAGATTTGGGTCCCCATCTCAGAGATATCTCCTTGGAGCTGATTTCGTTCAAGACGAAATCGTACCAGGCTTGTGCATCTTAGCAAGCTTGTTGGCAAGGGTCCAACCAACATGTTGTTATAAGCAGTGAAATTTTGTAGCCGGCCTCCGGAACAAAGACCGGATGGCAGGGGACCGGAGAGTTTGTTAGAACTTAGAGTCAACCAAACGAGATTTCTCAAGTTTCCAATTTCTTGTGGAATGGATCCAGACAATTGGTTATAGCAAAGGTATAGAGTTGTGAGCTTTGTCAAGTTCCCTAAGCTACTTGGGATGGAACCACTTAGTGTGTTGTTGTAAATGTTCAATTCCTCCAAGTTCACTAAATAACCTAGCTCTCGAGGGATGTTTCCAGAAAGTTGGTTATCATGAAGGTCCAAGGTGGTGAGTTTTGTCAGATTCCCCAGACTGTTTGGAATGGACGCCGTAAGTTTGTTCTGTCCTAGTCCCAAACTTTCTAAGTTCACTAAATTCCTTATTTCTTTAGGGATGGGCCCGATGAGCTCGTTAGTCGAAAGATTTAGAGCTGTTAACTGTGTTAAGTTTCCTAAACTAGTTGGAATATAGCCTTCAAGATGGTTTGCACTAAGGTTAAGCTGCTTAAGCCTCTGTAAGTTTCCGATTTCCGGAGGAATCGGTCCCGAAAGCTGATTATCTGAAAGATGCAGGAATGTGAGTTTGTTCAGGCCACCTACACCGCCCGGGATCAAGCCGGAAAAATTGTTTTGGCTTATGTCGAGGTGTTGGAGGCTGGATAAATTCACAATATCTTTGGAAATGGGACCTGCTAGGTTATTCCTGGATAATGACAGCCTATTCAGATTTTCTAAATTTACTGTGGAGTTATTGGCTGGACAGAAGGAAACCGGACCTGAAAGCTTGTTGTCAGACAAATCCAACCTGACCAGGTGATTTAGGTGGCCTATTTCACAGGGGATACTACCAACCAGCTGATTGCCTGACAAGTCTAGGCTCACAAGGTTACCCAGCTCTCCTATCTGTCCTGCTATTTCGCCGGAGATTTGGTTGTCATGGAGCATCAGGAGATgcagcctcgtgaggtttgctagAGAAGGTGGGATGGAGCCGCTTATCTGGTTGCCTTGCAGGAGCAGGGCATGGAGCTCGCCGAGGGCCGCGATGCTCGGAGGAATGCTCCCGGCCAGCCTGTTGCGCCAGAGGTCGAGACTCGTCAGGGCCCTCAGGGCCGCGAAGTCGAGGGACCCAAGCGTCCCTGCGAGCCGCACCCCGCGCAGGTGGACGCCGGTGATCACCGGCCGGCGCCGCGCGCCGCACCTGACGCCGCGCCAGCTGCAGAGCGTCGACGTGTTTCCCCAGGATCGCAGGGCGCGCTGGCTTTGGCCGCCGAGGGTGGCTCTCCAGGCCAGGAGCGCCCCTGCTTGCTCCCCGGGGGTTGGCGGCGGGGCTGCGGTGGGCGAGACGAGCGCCATGAGTATGATGAGAGAGGCCAGTAGTGTTCTCCAAGGAGATGGCGAGTCCATGGCCGGGTGTAGTTCCACGATTCTGAGTCGCTGACTATGAATGAGAGCTCGTTGCGGCGCCTTAAATCGTCGCGATTCTGCGGcggatttcttcttcttccctgtACTGTACCTACCGCGGGCAAATCTCGCCGTGGAACGGTATGCGTTTCTGTTTCTTCTGAATGAACAAGCGCCTGAAATCTGAACACGCGCGATTAAAAGGACGCCAAAACGGCGGCGTGGAATTGTATGGGATTTGAATTTGAGTGCTTGATGGAGATGGTCAAAGTTATGGTCAGCTTAAACTCtgtgatggattatggatgggcttaggctcATGTAAGACAATAATACctagttaatctctaaggcccatgcatgtgtacggcaagtggtgggaagtgtgggaagtttagtcccatatGCTAAAGTAAGAAGAGTGAGACCTTTTTATAAGGGCTGCTTTaccacttgctattgggagcttgggaataggagctgtacacgcgcgctcctcctcctccgccacgccacgccttgcctcgcctcgcctcgttcATCCCCTATTTGCTCGTTCATGCGCTAGccgtatatatgttgttcatagatgtttcggttctatgtattgtacgtgctcacatgcttagATATCGGTATGAGATGCATCTCGTATTTTCCATGattactgtttactcgtggattagattagtcggaaaaatgctaatatttccaacaatccaaaaaccttattttaggcatTTTTCGACTCATGGCTTCGCCGCTACTCTGAAACCGGAAAAATTTACTGGAacgcattttaagcgttggcagacgaggactaccttgtggctcacagcaatgaacgtgttctgggttggtggtgtgtctcccacggtaacgattgctcctgaacaggagaatgcgtttagggaggcaaccaccaTCTTTGTTGGAGCCGTTCTTACTGTGAACGGAGACAAGCTAGTCGACGCATATCTCCATATGCGCGTTGCCAAGAatttgtgggatgcgctcgaagctaAGTTCGGCGCAACCGATGCTGGCAGTGAGTTGtatgccatggagcagttccatgattacaggatGGTTGATAACCGTCCTGTATTGGACCAGGCTCATGAAATACAATGCATGCcaaggagctggagctcctgaagtgtgagttaccggacaagtttgtcgcgggttgcattattgcaaaactccctcctcgatggaggaactttgctacttctctcaagcacttga
This window of the Triticum aestivum cultivar Chinese Spring chromosome 5D, IWGSC CS RefSeq v2.1, whole genome shotgun sequence genome carries:
- the LOC123120498 gene encoding MDIS1-interacting receptor like kinase 2, producing MDSPSPWRTLLASLIILMALVSPTAAPPPTPGEQAGALLAWRATLGGQSQRALRSWGNTSTLCSWRGVRCGARRRPVITGVHLRGVRLAGTLGSLDFAALRALTSLDLWRNRLAGSIPPSIAALGELHALLLQGNQISGSIPPSLANLTRLHLLMLHDNQISGEIAGQIGELGNLVSLDLSGNQLVGSIPCEIGHLNHLVRLDLSDNKLSGPVSFCPANNSTVNLENLNRLSLSRNNLAGPISKDIVNLSSLQHLDISQNNFSGLIPGGVGGLNKLTFLHLSDNQLSGPIPPEIGNLQRLKQLNLSANHLEGYIPTSLGNLTQLTALNLSTNELIGPIPKEIRNLVNLESLGLGQNKLTASIPNSLGNLTKLTTLDLHDNQLSGNIPRELGYLVNLEELNIYNNTLSGSIPSSLGNLTKLTTLYLCYNQLSGSIPQEIGNLRNLVWLTLSSNKLSGPLPSGLCSGGRLQNFTAYNNMLVGPLPTSLLRCTSLLGDLTMLEALNLAHNALSGRIPPSFQRMNSLLYMDVSYNKLEGPVPQSRLFKEAPTEWFVHNTHLCGDGVKSLSPCDHTSSYQKGRKSRAILLATIPATVTFLLITALATWQCKRKKSKAESAKGLEQVKMFAIWNFDGEDVYKQIIDATKGFSDAHCIGTGGSGSIYRAQLPTGEIFAVKKIHTMEDDKLFHREIDALIHIRHRNIVKLFGYCSAAHQRFLVYEYMDRGSLAKSLQSKETAIELDWARRLNITKDVANALSYMHHDCFAPIVHRDVTSSNILLDMDFSACISDFDLAKVLDGDAPNCTRLAGTNGYLAPELAYSTRVTEKCDVYSFGVLVLELFMGHHPGDFLSSMANRSAPLEDLLDIRLPFPETEIASEIFKVIVFAVCCIEPNPSYRPTMQQAIKAFSTTERPDDQLDYQQTDIVIPST